A window of the Sandaracinaceae bacterium genome harbors these coding sequences:
- a CDS encoding SUMF1/EgtB/PvdO family nonheme iron enzyme, which yields MERGWFDLRRWHTTEVFREGPDEDFPTVPPVSVYLDSYALDRREVTSAEFLEFALRVGAAVPPLTCGYRDHEIDQDVLSDLVPERSGWTAGGVPEADHETSPVVCVTRADAFAYCEDRGGRLPTAAELMKAGTTPGNPSATTRFPWGDSPPPETAPPWPGLRGDWYLDYASVGVGSGPDPLPRAPGMAASGRSPRGFDDLVGNVSEFLLDCRGDLPAVYPGDAPLVRPAPPVRASCDDGFVVAGANWRSITNQIELWLAQILFVSDEDQPSGFRYPLDQGILGSPTVSRLFFGRSEPEPDTPVEARGPNRRSWRVGFRCAYDL from the coding sequence GTGGAGCGGGGTTGGTTCGACCTTCGAAGGTGGCATACGACCGAGGTATTCCGGGAAGGGCCGGACGAGGACTTCCCGACCGTGCCGCCGGTCTCGGTCTACCTCGACAGCTACGCGCTCGACCGGCGCGAGGTGACGTCGGCCGAGTTCCTGGAGTTTGCGCTCCGCGTCGGGGCTGCCGTACCCCCCTTGACGTGCGGCTATCGCGACCATGAGATCGACCAGGACGTGCTGTCCGATCTGGTCCCCGAGCGGTCGGGGTGGACCGCGGGGGGAGTGCCGGAGGCCGACCACGAGACTTCACCGGTCGTGTGCGTCACGCGGGCCGACGCCTTCGCATACTGCGAGGATCGAGGCGGTCGGTTGCCCACCGCCGCGGAACTGATGAAGGCAGGAACGACCCCTGGCAACCCCTCGGCAACCACCCGTTTCCCCTGGGGTGATAGCCCTCCCCCGGAGACCGCGCCCCCGTGGCCCGGGCTCCGGGGAGACTGGTATCTGGACTACGCGTCGGTTGGCGTCGGGTCGGGCCCTGACCCGCTCCCTCGGGCGCCGGGAATGGCCGCGAGCGGGCGCAGCCCGCGCGGCTTCGACGACCTCGTGGGCAACGTCAGCGAATTCCTGCTCGATTGCCGCGGGGACCTTCCGGCCGTGTATCCCGGCGATGCTCCGCTCGTGCGGCCGGCCCCGCCGGTGCGGGCTTCGTGCGACGACGGCTTTGTGGTCGCTGGAGCGAACTGGCGGTCGATCACGAATCAGATCGAGCTCTGGCTGGCCCAGATCCTGTTCGTGAGCGACGAGGACCAGCCCTCTGGTTTCCGCTACCCGCTCGACCAAGGCATACTCGGAAGCCCCACCGTTTCTCGCTTGTTCTTCGGGCGCTCAGAGCCCGAGCCCGACACTCCCGTCGAGGCGCGCGGGCCGAACCGTCGGAGCTGGCGCGTTGGATTCCGCTGTGCGTACGACTTGTAG